Proteins encoded together in one Calditerricola satsumensis window:
- a CDS encoding DUF2797 domain-containing protein has translation MELVGHLAPLDHDGTNPVFYNLCVGSETVPLNPLLGKNLSLVFLREIACRHCGRKVKKTYNNGYCYPCFTRLAENDLCIVKPHLCHYEQGTCRDADFARCHCFVPHYVYLAVSSGVKVGITRKENARRRWVDQGAVRAIPIAEVPNRRLAGELELQLSRHLPDKTNWRKMLAGEGADVDLLAVREAIRARLPEAFRPYWLSDEEVREISYPLVDTVGQLKAFSLDKSPAISGRLVGIKGQYLLFAHGVFHVKKHTGYKVRVAWEA, from the coding sequence GTGGAGCTGGTTGGCCACCTGGCTCCGCTCGATCATGACGGCACGAATCCCGTTTTCTACAACCTATGCGTGGGCAGCGAGACGGTTCCCCTCAACCCGCTGTTGGGCAAGAACCTCTCGCTTGTTTTTTTGCGCGAAATCGCGTGCCGTCACTGCGGGCGGAAGGTCAAAAAAACGTACAACAACGGCTACTGCTACCCCTGCTTCACCAGGCTGGCCGAAAACGACCTGTGCATCGTAAAGCCCCACTTATGCCATTACGAACAAGGAACCTGCCGCGACGCCGACTTTGCCCGCTGCCATTGCTTCGTGCCCCACTACGTCTACCTCGCCGTCTCCAGCGGGGTGAAAGTGGGCATCACCCGCAAGGAAAACGCCCGGCGGCGCTGGGTGGACCAAGGCGCGGTGCGGGCCATTCCCATCGCCGAAGTGCCCAACCGCCGCCTGGCCGGCGAGCTGGAGCTTCAGTTGAGCCGGCACCTTCCGGACAAAACGAACTGGCGCAAAATGCTGGCGGGCGAGGGGGCGGATGTCGATCTCCTGGCCGTGCGCGAGGCGATTCGCGCCCGCCTGCCGGAGGCGTTTCGCCCGTACTGGTTAAGCGACGAGGAGGTTAGAGAAATTTCCTATCCGCTTGTGGATACGGTTGGCCAGCTCAAGGCCTTCTCCCTTGACAAATCGCCGGCGATCAGCGGGCGGTTGGTCGGCATCAAGGGACAGTATCTCTTGTTTGCCCATGGCGTCTTTCACGTCAAGAAGCACACCGGCTACAAAGTGCGCGTGGCCTGGGAAGCCTGA
- a CDS encoding amino acid ABC transporter ATP-binding protein has product MIQVIDLHKRFGDLHVLKGITCTIQEQEVVCVIGPSGSGKSTFLRCLNGLEEVTAGKVIIDGVDITDPQTDINKVRAEVGMVFQRFNLFPHMTVLENITLAPIKVRKMDPKEAEARALELLDKVGLRDKAHVYPDNLSGGQMQRVAIARALAMNPKVMLFDEPTSALDPELVGEVLNVMKDLAREGMTMVVVTHEMGFAREVSDRVIFMDQGVIVEEGKPEDIFVRPQHERTQAFLKKVL; this is encoded by the coding sequence ATGATTCAGGTCATCGATTTGCACAAGCGATTTGGCGATTTGCACGTGCTGAAGGGCATTACCTGTACCATTCAGGAGCAAGAGGTGGTGTGCGTCATCGGGCCGTCGGGATCGGGCAAGAGCACGTTCCTTCGCTGCCTCAATGGATTGGAAGAGGTGACGGCGGGGAAGGTGATCATCGACGGTGTGGACATCACCGACCCGCAGACGGACATCAACAAGGTGCGGGCGGAAGTCGGGATGGTCTTTCAGCGCTTCAACCTGTTCCCGCACATGACCGTTCTCGAGAACATCACCCTGGCCCCGATCAAGGTGCGCAAAATGGACCCCAAAGAGGCCGAGGCGCGGGCGCTGGAATTGCTCGACAAAGTGGGCTTGCGCGACAAGGCCCACGTTTATCCCGACAACCTGTCGGGCGGCCAAATGCAGCGGGTGGCCATTGCCCGAGCCTTGGCGATGAATCCCAAAGTGATGCTGTTTGACGAGCCGACGTCGGCCCTCGATCCGGAGCTGGTCGGCGAAGTGCTGAACGTCATGAAGGACCTGGCCCGGGAAGGGATGACCATGGTGGTCGTCACCCACGAGATGGGCTTTGCCCGGGAAGTGAGCGACCGGGTCATCTTCATGGACCAGGGTGTGATCGTGGAAGAGGGTAAGCCGGAAGACATCTTTGTCCGCCCGCAACACGAGCGGACGCAGGCCTTCTTGAAAAAGGTCCTGTGA
- the thiE gene encoding thiamine phosphate synthase has protein sequence MNTVDKRALRAALSVYLVIGSAHCKGRPLLEVVAAALRGGVTMVQFREKDSPLSLRETVALGRALRERCRQFGVPFIVNDRVDLALLLDADGVHVGQEDLPPSEARKLLGPGRIVGMSVSTPEELDVALREEPDYLGVGPVYATTSKADAGDPVGTELVAYVRSRTDLPLVGIGGIAPENAAAVIAAGADGVAVVSAIGSASDPEAAARALARAVRGHQAGV, from the coding sequence GTGAACACGGTGGACAAGCGCGCCTTGCGCGCAGCCCTATCCGTATACCTGGTGATCGGCAGCGCCCACTGCAAAGGACGGCCGCTTCTGGAGGTGGTCGCAGCGGCCTTGCGCGGGGGCGTGACGATGGTCCAGTTTCGCGAAAAGGATTCGCCGCTTTCCCTGCGCGAGACCGTGGCGCTGGGGCGGGCCTTGCGCGAGCGGTGTCGTCAATTCGGCGTCCCCTTCATCGTCAACGACCGCGTCGATTTGGCCCTGCTGCTCGACGCGGATGGCGTGCATGTCGGACAGGAGGACCTGCCGCCGTCGGAGGCGCGGAAGCTGCTCGGTCCCGGGCGCATTGTCGGCATGTCCGTCAGCACGCCGGAGGAACTGGATGTTGCGCTTCGCGAGGAACCCGACTACCTTGGCGTGGGACCGGTGTACGCCACGACTTCGAAAGCCGATGCCGGGGATCCGGTGGGGACGGAGCTTGTCGCCTACGTGCGCAGCCGCACAGATTTGCCCCTCGTCGGCATCGGCGGGATTGCGCCGGAAAACGCCGCCGCCGTCATCGCTGCGGGTGCCGACGGGGTGGCCGTGGTGTCGGCAATTGGAAGCGCTTCCGATCCGGAGGCGGCCGCGCGTGCGTTGGCGCGGGCGGTGCGTGGGCACCAGGCGGGCGTTTGA